In Streptomyces sp. P3, one DNA window encodes the following:
- a CDS encoding CCA tRNA nucleotidyltransferase yields the protein MPNANEDNLSALSQVQHRAVSELLRVAPVADDLARRFQEAGFSLALVGGSVRDALLGRLGNDLDFTTDARPEDVLKIVRPWADSVWEVGIAFGTVGVQKEARVEGVDRCFQIEVTTYRSEAYDRTSRKPEVSYGDSIEQDLVRRDFTVNAMAVALPEKVFIDPHGGLDDLAARVLRTPGTPEESFSDDPLRMMRAARFAAQLDFEVAPDVVTAMTEMAGRIEIVSAERVRDELNKLILSTRPRKGLALLADTGIADHVLPELPALRLESDEHHRHKDVYEHTLIVLEQAMDLEEEGPDLVLRLAALLHDIGKPRTRRFEKDGRVSFHHHEVVGAKMTKKRMTALKYSNELVKDVSRLVELHLRFHGYGMGEWTDSAVRRYVRDAGPLLERLHKLTRSDCTTRNKRKAASLSRAYDGLEERIAQLKEKEQLDAIRPDLDGNQIMEILGIGPGPAIGNAYKHLLELRLEHGPMEHDAAVTALKQWWAEQG from the coding sequence GTGCCGAACGCCAACGAAGACAATCTCAGCGCCCTGAGTCAGGTGCAGCACCGCGCCGTGAGCGAGCTCCTGCGGGTCGCCCCCGTCGCCGACGACCTCGCCCGCCGTTTCCAGGAGGCCGGGTTCTCCCTCGCCCTGGTCGGCGGCTCGGTCCGGGACGCTCTGCTCGGCCGGCTCGGCAACGACCTGGACTTCACGACCGACGCCCGGCCCGAGGACGTCCTGAAGATCGTGCGGCCCTGGGCGGACTCCGTTTGGGAGGTCGGGATCGCCTTCGGCACCGTGGGGGTCCAGAAGGAGGCCCGCGTCGAAGGCGTCGACCGATGCTTCCAGATCGAGGTCACCACCTACCGCTCGGAGGCGTACGACCGCACCTCGCGCAAGCCCGAGGTGTCCTATGGCGACTCCATCGAACAGGACCTCGTCCGGCGCGACTTCACGGTGAACGCCATGGCCGTGGCACTGCCCGAGAAGGTGTTCATCGACCCGCACGGAGGTCTCGACGACCTCGCGGCGCGGGTTCTGCGTACTCCGGGCACGCCGGAGGAGTCCTTCTCGGACGACCCGCTGCGCATGATGCGTGCCGCCCGTTTCGCCGCCCAGCTCGATTTCGAGGTCGCTCCCGACGTCGTCACGGCGATGACGGAGATGGCCGGCCGCATCGAGATCGTCTCCGCCGAGCGGGTACGGGACGAGTTGAACAAGCTGATCCTCTCCACGCGCCCGCGCAAGGGGCTGGCCCTGCTGGCCGACACCGGTATCGCCGACCATGTACTGCCCGAGCTGCCCGCCCTGCGGCTGGAGAGCGACGAGCACCACCGGCACAAGGACGTCTACGAGCACACGTTGATCGTCCTCGAGCAGGCGATGGACCTGGAGGAGGAGGGCCCCGACCTCGTACTGCGGCTCGCGGCGCTGCTGCATGACATCGGCAAGCCGCGCACCCGGCGCTTCGAGAAGGACGGCCGCGTCTCGTTCCACCACCACGAGGTGGTCGGAGCGAAGATGACCAAGAAGCGGATGACGGCCCTGAAGTACTCCAACGAGCTGGTGAAGGACGTCTCACGGCTGGTCGAGCTCCACCTGCGCTTCCACGGTTACGGCATGGGCGAGTGGACGGACTCCGCAGTGCGTCGCTATGTCCGGGACGCCGGACCGCTTCTGGAGCGCCTCCACAAGCTGACCCGCTCGGACTGCACTACGCGGAACAAGCGCAAGGCGGCGTCGCTCTCGCGGGCGTACGACGGACTGGAGGAGCGCATCGCCCAGCTGAAGGAGAAGGAGCAGCTGGACGCGATCCGTCCCGACCTCGACGGCAACCAGATCATGGAGATCCTGGGCATCGGTCCGGGCCCCGCCATCGGTAACGCGTACAAGCATCTGCTGGAACTGCGCCTGGAACACGGGCCGATGGAGCACGACGCCGCGGTGACCGCCCTCAAGCAGTGGTGGGCCGAGCAGGGCTGA